In a single window of the Ferroacidibacillus organovorans genome:
- a CDS encoding putative amidoligase domain-containing protein — translation MSTYLLHQGQASARRLVKRVPGLIGIREVRGNVQPTDRLIRYAGGEEPDAGAWVINRKAAFDTASQRKKMAERLKMTGVRLPKYARSARDGWQAPLTRHYRIPVFDLRALTCFRTDQKTVWLSQRVREVVDTMSEITLDYDEQAGKVCQLAVRATHALGLEMALVSIGVTPRGMLVVLDVSPTPVMQGKILDVYAQAIREWIVQRETPADPARVLLGTDLEFMLRGRKGKMILASRYFPLKGTIGCDDRSFGGDRMRHPLAEVRPAPAATPERLCENVRQALNEAAARFPREFPQWIAGCAPFERFPTGGHIHMSGVPFHGRLVHLLDVYVGLPLMLIEDPASSARRRPRYGFLGDIRHKPHGGFEYRTPGSFLVDPVIALCAFALTHIVIHHQQELFCHPLYEDEMTRAFYQNDRDTLLPMARAVYSSLRKTATFERYRDVIEPVFEMIERDEVWDENVDVRDAWGVREQAEKHERTTAS, via the coding sequence ATGAGCACATACCTTCTCCATCAGGGGCAGGCTTCTGCCAGGCGGCTGGTAAAACGCGTGCCTGGATTGATCGGGATACGTGAGGTGCGCGGGAATGTGCAGCCGACTGATCGACTGATCCGTTACGCGGGCGGTGAAGAGCCTGATGCAGGCGCGTGGGTCATCAATCGAAAGGCCGCGTTTGATACGGCCAGTCAACGCAAAAAGATGGCGGAGCGACTCAAGATGACGGGGGTGCGCTTGCCAAAGTACGCGCGTTCTGCGCGTGACGGATGGCAGGCGCCACTGACAAGACACTACCGCATTCCAGTGTTTGACTTGCGCGCTCTCACTTGTTTTCGCACGGATCAAAAAACAGTGTGGCTGAGTCAACGTGTCCGCGAAGTGGTCGACACGATGTCAGAGATTACGCTTGACTATGATGAACAGGCAGGGAAAGTGTGTCAATTGGCTGTACGCGCGACACACGCGCTGGGACTTGAGATGGCTCTTGTGAGCATCGGCGTCACGCCGCGCGGCATGCTCGTCGTCCTGGATGTCTCACCGACGCCTGTCATGCAGGGAAAAATTTTAGATGTATATGCGCAGGCCATTCGCGAGTGGATTGTACAGCGCGAGACACCAGCCGATCCTGCCCGTGTCTTGCTTGGCACTGATCTCGAATTTATGCTGCGCGGCAGGAAAGGAAAAATGATTCTCGCTTCACGTTATTTTCCACTCAAAGGGACGATTGGCTGTGACGACCGAAGTTTTGGCGGAGATCGCATGAGGCATCCGCTCGCGGAGGTGCGCCCGGCACCCGCCGCTACACCGGAACGGTTGTGTGAGAATGTACGGCAGGCGCTCAATGAGGCCGCCGCACGCTTTCCGCGTGAATTTCCACAGTGGATCGCCGGGTGTGCGCCGTTTGAACGCTTTCCGACAGGTGGCCATATTCATATGAGCGGGGTACCTTTTCACGGCAGGCTCGTTCATTTGCTGGATGTGTATGTCGGGCTTCCGCTGATGCTGATTGAGGACCCGGCCAGCAGTGCGCGCAGAAGACCTCGCTACGGGTTTCTCGGTGACATCCGCCATAAACCGCACGGTGGTTTTGAGTATCGCACGCCGGGGAGCTTTCTTGTCGATCCGGTCATCGCACTGTGCGCGTTTGCATTAACCCACATTGTAATCCATCACCAGCAAGAACTATTTTGTCATCCGCTCTATGAAGATGAGATGACGCGTGCGTTTTATCAGAATGATCGAGACACACTCTTGCCAATGGCGCGAGCAGTCTATTCATCCCTGCGCAAAACGGCGACATTTGAACGGTACAGGGATGTGATTGAACCTGTTTTTGAGATGATCGAGCGCGACGAGGTGTGGGATGAGAATGTAGATGTGCGCGATGCGTGGGGCGTTCGCGAGCAGGCAGAAAAACATGAGCGGACCACGGCGTCCTAG